A single Carnobacterium inhibens subsp. inhibens DSM 13024 DNA region contains:
- a CDS encoding GNAT family N-acetyltransferase, whose amino-acid sequence MEIRVANDLDYPALRRIHLESRRKSFYWIDPEEMSLKDFDKHTVGEFIILAEENFEILGFASLHLPDNFIHNLFIHPDFSGKGIGTQLINASINKMNKPIELKCVSENKKAMEFYENNGWKKVVEEGNPNEKYWVMVYE is encoded by the coding sequence GTGGAGATTAGAGTAGCAAATGACTTAGATTACCCTGCTTTAAGACGTATACACTTAGAATCACGACGTAAAAGCTTTTATTGGATAGATCCAGAGGAAATGTCTTTAAAAGATTTTGATAAACACACTGTAGGAGAATTTATCATTTTAGCAGAAGAAAATTTTGAAATTCTTGGATTTGCTTCGTTACATTTACCAGATAATTTTATACATAACTTATTTATTCATCCTGATTTTTCAGGTAAAGGTATTGGCACCCAATTGATTAATGCCTCTATAAACAAAATGAATAAACCAATAGAGTTGAAGTGTGTATCTGAAAATAAAAAAGCTATGGAATTCTATGAAAATAATGGCTGGAAAAAAGTTGTCGAAGAAGGTAATCCGAATGAAAAGTATTGGGTTATGGTGTATGAATAA
- a CDS encoding PadR family transcriptional regulator, with protein sequence MKRNKHLPLTETVYYILLSLFEPAHGYLIIQKVEDLSNGEVRMAAGTLYGAIENLLKLKFIKPVESEDKRRKVYVITQEGKNILLLDYERMKHIVAITEKNLNQEGV encoded by the coding sequence ATGAAAAGAAACAAACATTTACCGCTGACAGAAACTGTTTATTATATTCTATTATCTTTATTTGAACCAGCACATGGTTATCTCATTATACAAAAAGTTGAAGACTTGAGTAATGGTGAGGTGAGGATGGCTGCTGGGACATTGTACGGAGCTATCGAAAACTTATTAAAATTGAAGTTCATTAAGCCGGTTGAGAGTGAAGATAAGAGGCGTAAAGTTTATGTCATCACACAAGAAGGGAAAAACATCCTACTTCTTGATTATGAAAGAATGAAACATATCGTAGCTATTACTGAAAAAAATTTGAATCAGGAAGGTGTATGA
- a CDS encoding DUF1304 domain-containing protein has product MTIWSIILTVIVAIEFFYIMYIQTIITISSKTSRIFNIDQKELSQKSLNVLLKNQGVYNGLIGLGLLYGVFLSPNSLEVTRLLLVYIIIVALYGSVTSSKKIIFIQGGPALVTLISTLF; this is encoded by the coding sequence ATGACTATATGGTCTATTATTTTAACGGTGATTGTTGCTATTGAGTTTTTTTATATCATGTATATTCAAACAATCATTACAATTTCTAGCAAGACAAGTCGTATATTCAACATTGATCAGAAAGAATTAAGTCAAAAGTCACTTAATGTGTTACTCAAAAACCAAGGAGTATATAATGGATTAATTGGGTTAGGATTGCTCTATGGTGTATTTTTATCACCAAATTCTCTTGAAGTCACAAGATTACTACTAGTTTACATTATAATTGTTGCTTTATATGGTAGTGTCACAAGTAGTAAAAAAATTATTTTTATACAGGGTGGTCCAGCTCTAGTAACCTTAATTTCAACACTCTTTTAA
- a CDS encoding nitroreductase family protein has product MTINNDFSDIAYNRKSIRLYDESIKISNEEMLEMIQKSTIAPSSVNMQPWRFVVVESPEEKQKLKPLIRFNTRQNDTSSAMILIFGDMECYEYGEVIYNQAVIEGKMSPKVRDEQLAAIIPYYKNFTREEMNDVVKIDSSLAAMQFMLVARAHGYDTNPIGGFEADKLAEAFGLKKDRYVPVMILSIGKALEEGYNSIRLDAKEFTTFK; this is encoded by the coding sequence ATGACAATAAATAATGATTTTTCAGATATCGCTTATAATAGAAAATCCATCAGATTGTACGATGAGAGTATCAAAATTTCTAACGAAGAAATGCTTGAAATGATCCAGAAATCAACTATAGCACCGTCGTCAGTAAATATGCAGCCTTGGCGTTTTGTAGTCGTCGAGAGTCCTGAAGAAAAACAAAAATTGAAACCATTAATTCGTTTCAATACAAGACAAAACGACACATCTTCAGCAATGATACTTATATTTGGAGATATGGAATGTTATGAGTATGGAGAAGTAATTTATAATCAGGCAGTAATTGAAGGTAAAATGTCTCCAAAAGTGAGAGATGAACAATTAGCTGCAATCATCCCTTATTACAAAAACTTCACTAGAGAAGAAATGAATGATGTCGTAAAAATTGATTCCAGTTTAGCTGCTATGCAATTTATGCTTGTTGCACGTGCTCATGGATATGATACGAACCCTATTGGTGGATTTGAAGCCGATAAATTAGCAGAAGCATTTGGATTAAAAAAAGACCGTTATGTACCGGTCATGATTCTATCCATTGGTAAAGCATTAGAAGAAGGATATAATTCTATTCGACTGGATGCAAAGGAATTCACTACTTTTAAATAA
- a CDS encoding MarR family winged helix-turn-helix transcriptional regulator — protein sequence MNLKEFSSLLYQIKIANQEMTSKFEEVTGFSLTRYELMMLLKETGKCSQKQIQHRLHIDSAAVTRHLKILEEKEYVIRERNKENNREIFVEITEKAKMDLESCEKEHDRPQNPLYHLLSSVEEKQLRLLLKKLIKEEV from the coding sequence TTGAACCTTAAAGAATTTAGTAGTCTTCTTTATCAGATAAAGATTGCGAACCAAGAAATGACATCCAAATTTGAGGAAGTAACTGGATTTAGTTTGACCAGGTATGAATTAATGATGCTTCTTAAAGAAACAGGAAAATGTTCGCAAAAGCAAATACAGCATAGGTTACATATTGATAGTGCTGCTGTTACGAGACATTTAAAAATTTTAGAAGAAAAAGAATATGTGATTCGAGAAAGAAATAAAGAAAATAATCGAGAAATTTTCGTAGAAATTACTGAAAAAGCAAAAATGGATCTTGAAAGCTGTGAGAAAGAACATGATAGACCACAAAATCCTTTATATCATCTACTTAGTTCTGTAGAAGAGAAACAATTACGACTATTGCTTAAAAAATTAATCAAAGAAGAGGTTTAA
- a CDS encoding putative quinol monooxygenase, which yields MKVINASFFIKGNQRENFLSDTKELISETRKEEGCLAYNLYESLEERNTFIMVENWKDQFAIDIHNQNPLLQNFISKVADYSIKAPDLKIFEFGG from the coding sequence ATGAAAGTTATTAATGCCTCATTTTTTATCAAAGGGAATCAACGCGAGAATTTTCTATCAGACACCAAAGAATTAATTTCAGAAACTAGAAAAGAAGAAGGTTGTTTAGCCTACAATCTTTACGAATCCCTAGAAGAAAGAAATACCTTCATTATGGTAGAAAATTGGAAAGATCAATTTGCAATTGATATCCATAATCAAAATCCTTTACTACAAAATTTTATTAGTAAAGTAGCTGATTACAGCATAAAAGCACCTGACTTAAAAATTTTCGAATTTGGAGGATAA